Proteins encoded together in one Benincasa hispida cultivar B227 chromosome 1, ASM972705v1, whole genome shotgun sequence window:
- the LOC120084937 gene encoding ferredoxin--nitrite reductase, chloroplastic: protein MSSSFSAPFLSPPVASGRRAWRRVAVAPVTTAPAEVAVEESRLEARVEEREGYWVVKEKFREGINPQEKVKIEKEPMKLFMENGIEELSKLSMEEIDASKLTKDDVDVRLKWLGLFHRRKHQYGRFMMRLKLPNGVTTSEQTRYLASVIRKYGKDGCADVTTRQNWQIRGVVLADVPEILKGLAGVGLTSLQSGMDNVRNPVGNPLAGIDPEEIIDTRPYNNLLSQFITGNSLGNPAFTNLPRKWNVCVIGSHDLYEHPHINDLAYMPATKNGRMGFNVLVGGFFSAKRCAEAVPLDAWVPEEDVAPLCGAVLEAYRDLGTRGNRQKCRMMWLIDELGIEGFRAEVVKRMPRQELERASSEDLVKKQWERRDYFGVHPQKQEGLSFVGLHIPVGRVQADEMDELARLADEYGTGELRLTVEQNIIIPNIQNAKVEALLKEPLLDKFSPEPPILMKGLVACTGNQFCGQAIIETKARALKVTEEVQRRVTVTRPVRMHWTGCPNTCGQVQVADIGFMGCMARDENKKPVEGVDVFLGGRIGSDSHLGDVYKKAVPCKDLVPLVVDILVQHFGAVPREREEEEED from the exons ATGTCCTCCTCTTTCTCAGCTCCCTTTCTCTCTCCTCCGGTAGCTTCCGGACGCCGTGCGTGGCGGAGGGTGGCGGTGGCGCCGGTAACAACAGCTCCGGCTGAGGTGGCGGTGGAGGAGTCAAGGCTAGAGGCTAGGGTGGAGGAGAGAGAAGGGTATTGGGTGGTGAAGGAGAAGTTTAGAGAAGGGATAAATCCACAAGAGAAAGTGAAGATAGAGAAAGAGCCAATGAAGCTTTTCATGGAGAATGGTATTGAAGAGCTTTCTAAGTTGTCAATGGAGGAAATTGATGCTTCTAAGCTTACTaaagatgatgttgatgttAGACTCAAATGGCTTGGCCTTTTCCATAGAAGAAAACATCAAT atGGGAGATTTATGATGAGATTAAAGCTGCCAAATGGGGTGACAACAAGCGAACAAACGAGATATTTAGCCAGTGTAATTCGGAAGTACGGCAAAGACGGCTGCGCCGACGTGACGACGCGGCAGAATTGGCAGATACGCGGCGTGGTTCTGGCGGACGTGCCGGAAATTCTGAAGGGACTGGCCGGAGTTGGGCTGACGAGTCTACAGAGTGGAATGGACAACGTAAGAAATCCGGTTGGAAATCCCCTCGCCGGCATAGATCCCGAGGAGATCATTGACACAAGACCTTACAACAATTTGCTCTCGCAATTCATCACTGGAAATTCCCTTGGAAATCCTGCGTTCACCAATTT GCCAAGAAAGTGGAATGTGTGCGTGATAGGATCACACGATCTATACGAACACCCTCACATAAACGACCTTGCATACATGCCCGCCACAAAGAACGGGCGAATGGGGTTCAATGTGCTGGTGGGTGGGTTCTTCAGCGCCAAGAGGTGCGCTGAGGCGGTGCCACTCGACGCCTGGGTGCCCGAAGAGGACGTCGCCCCTCTCTGCGGTGCCGTCTTGGAGGCCTACAGGGACCTCGGCACCAGAGGCAACCGCCAGAAATGTAGAATGATGTGGCTCATCGATGAACTC GGCATAGAAGGATTTAGAGCTGAAGTAGTAAAGAGAATGCCAAGACAAGAGTTGGAGAGAGCCTCATCAGAGGATTTGGTAAAGAAGCAATGGGAAAGAAGGGATTATTTTGGAGTCCATCCACAAAAACAAGAAGGTTTAAGCTTTGTAGGACTTCACATTCCTGTTGGTCGAGTTCAAGCTGATGAAATGGACGAGTTGGCTCGACTAGCCGATGAATATGGGACAGGGGAGCTAAGATTGACGGTAGAACAAAACATAATTATTCCCAACATTCAAAACGCAAAGGTAGAAGCCTTACTCAAAGAGCCTCTATTAGACAAATTTTCACCAGAACCACCAATTCTCATGAAAGGATTGGTAGCTTGCACTGGCAATCAATTCTGTGGACAAGCCATTATAGAGACCAAAGCTAGGGCCTTGAAGGTGACTGAGGAGGTGCAACGGCGAGTCACGGTGACCCGACCAGTGAGAATGCATTGGACTGGTTGCCCAAATACCTGTGGCCAGGTTCAGGTTGCTGATATTGGGTTCATGGGGTGCATGGCAAGGGATGAGAATAAGAAGCCTGTTGAAGGGGTTGATGTTTTCTTGGGTGGGAGAATTGGGAGTGACTCACATTTGGGAGATGTGTACAAAAAGGCTGTCCCTTGTAAGGACTTGGTGCCCTTGGTTGTGGACATTCTTGTACAACATTTTGGGGCTGTCCCAAGggaaagagaggaagaagaagaggactAA